The Thermodesulfobacteriota bacterium genome window below encodes:
- a CDS encoding citrate synthase yields the protein MAKDSLSINDNRTGNSFEIPITQGTISAMDLRQMKVSEDDFGLMSYDPASGNTASCKSTITFIDGDKGILRYRGYPIEQLAEGSNYLETAFLILHGELPSKSQYEKWVYDITHHTIIHENIKKFMEGFRHDGHPMGMLLSTVGALSTFYPEAKNIFDKNVRKKQIHRLIAKMPTLAAFAYRHGRGLPYAYPDNDLSYTGNFLNMMFKMTELKYKPDPVIERALDILFILHADHEQNCSANAVRAVGSSQVDPYSAIAAGVAALYGPLHGGANEAALRMLNEIGSKDKVPEFIKRVKAGEGRLMGFGHRIYKAYDPRAKIIKDTADKVFEVTGMNPLLEIALEVERIALEDEYFIKRRLYPNVDFYTGLIYQSLGFPVDIFPVLFAIPRTSGWLAQWEEMLIDKDTKIARPRQVYVGKDKRDYKPIGKRR from the coding sequence ATGGCTAAAGATAGCTTATCCATAAATGATAATCGTACCGGCAATAGTTTCGAAATTCCGATCACTCAGGGGACGATTAGTGCTATGGACCTGAGACAGATGAAGGTCTCTGAGGATGACTTTGGCCTCATGAGTTACGACCCTGCATCCGGCAATACAGCGAGTTGCAAGAGTACCATTACCTTTATTGACGGAGATAAAGGTATTCTACGCTACAGGGGATATCCAATTGAGCAACTGGCAGAAGGAAGCAACTATTTGGAAACCGCCTTCTTAATTCTGCATGGAGAACTGCCTTCCAAATCCCAATATGAAAAATGGGTATACGACATAACTCATCATACGATTATTCATGAAAATATTAAGAAATTTATGGAGGGATTCCGCCACGATGGTCATCCGATGGGAATGCTTCTAAGTACAGTCGGTGCCCTGTCAACCTTTTATCCAGAAGCTAAAAATATCTTTGATAAAAATGTACGTAAAAAGCAGATTCATCGCCTGATTGCAAAGATGCCAACACTTGCGGCATTTGCTTACCGACACGGCCGGGGCCTGCCTTACGCATACCCTGATAATGACCTGAGTTATACCGGCAATTTCTTGAATATGATGTTCAAGATGACAGAGTTAAAGTATAAGCCTGATCCCGTTATAGAAAGGGCCCTGGATATACTCTTTATACTCCATGCAGACCACGAACAGAATTGTAGTGCCAATGCAGTTCGCGCGGTGGGTAGTTCCCAGGTAGATCCGTATTCTGCCATTGCGGCGGGTGTCGCGGCGCTTTATGGGCCCTTACATGGCGGGGCAAATGAAGCGGCGCTGCGAATGCTTAATGAAATTGGTTCCAAAGATAAAGTTCCTGAGTTTATTAAGAGGGTCAAAGCCGGTGAAGGTAGACTCATGGGGTTCGGGCATCGCATTTATAAGGCCTATGACCCGAGAGCAAAAATTATTAAGGATACTGCTGATAAAGTGTTTGAGGTCACAGGTATGAATCCCCTGCTTGAAATAGCACTAGAGGTAGAAAGGATTGCGCTTGAGGATGAATACTTTATTAAGCGCAGACTATATCCCAATGTGGACTTTTATACTGGTTTGATCTACCAGAGCCTAGGGTTCCCGGTCGACATATTTCCGGTGCTTTTTGCCATCCCTCGAACCTCAGGCTGGCTGGCACAATGGGAAGAAATGCTAATAGATAAAGACACAAAAATAGCCCGACCAAGACAGGTCTACGTGGGAAAGGACAAACGTGATTATAAACCGATTGGAAAAAGGAGATAG